The Phoenix dactylifera cultivar Barhee BC4 unplaced genomic scaffold, palm_55x_up_171113_PBpolish2nd_filt_p 000139F, whole genome shotgun sequence nucleotide sequence AAGTGATAAGATGGACCCGAGGGAGCTGGTGAAGCTGATAGAAATACTAAACCCCCACAACAAGCCGGGGAGGATCACAATAATTATAAGGATGGGGGCTGAGAACATGAGGGTGAAGCTCCCTCACCTCATCCGGGCGGTCCGTGGGGCAGGCCAGCTCGTCACCTGGGTCAGCGATCCCATGCATGGCAACACCATCAAGGCCCCCTGTGGCCTCAAGACTAGACCTTTTGATGCCATCCGGGTATGTCCAGCTTCCATCTCATATGTCATTTTATCCAGAATTGTATGTAAAGCTCTTGCCAATATACTGCATTTCATTTTTAAATAATGATCTCAATTAACGTTTTCTCTTTTTCTAGACTGATGATGAATTTCTAACTTTGATCTCTTGGAGTAGAATAAAATTTAAGTTTGAAACAATAAAAGCTATTTGGGAACCATGAAGTGCATAGCTTTCATGTAGTTGGTTTTGAGGTGGTAGTGTCTGTATTCTGTGGCACCTCATAGCAACTAGACccatcaggaaaaaaaaaatgttttgggATGTTAATTTAGCATTTCTTGTTTAGCAACTTGCATGTGCAGCCTTTCTTGGATGTGCTACCCATTTCTCAAGATCTCTTTATGGTCGGACCTAATTCTTCATCAATCATCTCACAATAATTGAGACTCCATCTCACATGGACCAAAGTTGGTGGGGACTTTTAGGGGCATGTTCCTATTGCATCTTTAGGGTCCACAATTACAGTTGAGGTTGTAGGATTGAGACGATCTTGAAATTCTTTAGAGTTTGTTTGGATATTCCTGCAAGAATATCCTGTAGGAGTCAAGCTTGTTGTCTCACCCAGTCCGCATCTTTTAAGGGTCCACCAAAGTTCCAGCCTAAATCCTAATCTGTGGACTTGTTGGTCTTCAAGACATAAGCCTTTCATTCTTTCCGTGGGATTCGGACTAAGGAGGTGTTAGGTTGATATGGCCATGCTCAAATTAACTTCTTAGTCCACGAATCCATCAAGAAATTCAGCTCAGATCTTGCTGAATTACTCAAAATAGGCCCATAAAAGTTAAGAACAAAATGCATCACCCTTCACAAAATTTGCTTAACAAGATGGAAATGAAAATCTGTTGCCTTATTGCTGGTGATAATGTCGGCTCCTTTCTTGACAGGCGGAGGTACAAGCATTCTTTGATGTGCATGAGCAGGAAGGGAGCCATCCTGGAGGCATTCATCTGGAGATGACAGGGCAAAACGTGACCGAGTGCATTGGTGGGTCTCGGACCGTGACCTTTGACGACCTGGGCTCACGCTACCACACCCACTGTGACCCAAGGCTCAACGCATCTCAGTCATTGGAGCTTGCTTTCATCATTGCAGAGCGTCTTAGAAATAAGAGGATCCGGTTGCCGCGCTTCACCAATTTGAGCTCTTTGCCCCCATTGCCTTTCTGAGTGCATGAAGTTCGGTATAATCTGGGATGTCTATCTCGGTATCATTGGTTGATGGTTTCTCTGACTATAAATCATATAAGCTTATGTATCGTATTAAAGTTATATGTTCGTATGAGTGCGCGTTAGAGGGCTGGGTTTCGGTCTTTGATAATAGAATAAAAGCAGTAGAATGGCCGCTGTACATCCAGTGGTTGGGTTGGAAGTCGGTGTGGCTGAGGTTCTCCCAGAAGGCAGTAGTGTGGTTGGTGGGGCTAAAACGTGTGATGCCATTTTTATCACACAGATTTAAACAAAAGTGTTCTTTCCCTCCCACCTTAACGTTCCTTGTCCATTTTTATGCGTTCATCATGCAactcatattcttcttttgtcAATCAGAATTGCTGATATATTGGTTCTTAATGCAAGTCTTAAAAAGAAGCCGTGCAGGGTTTTTGAATGCACTTCTTATACCCTGGCTATTCTCAAAGTCAATTTTACAATGGCTTGAAAATGGATATAGCTACAAATGGGCCGGATCGGAATCGGAATAGGGTATACTTAACTATGACCTAACATAACTTGATATTAGATCCAGATCTAATCCAACAGGTGATTGGCTCAAATTGAGTTCATGGAAAATATTTGACCCAGCAGTTTGTTCGCATAGGGTTGAGTCATTTCTAATATAGCGAGATTAGTTTGAGCACTTTTatcttgacaaaaaaaaaaagatttagaaTACCTTCTGTGGATCAATTCAGATTGGGTCATAAATTTAAACTGAttcatttgcagccttaaaAATAGAATCTGcctaaaaaatgaaagaaaaaagacgCATATATTTGGAATAATATATCCAAAGAGGAACATCGATTTTTAGATGTCACACCAAAATCATAGTCCTCAAACAAAcacttatttagatttttttaataaataatacATCAATCAATAAATATGTTAGTGAAAGAGCATATAttcttaaattttaagctgtAAAAGTTTATAAATATGTGCATATGAGATACATTTGGCAAATATGTGATAAGCTGGTTTATAGCTACATTCTCTACTCTATTTCATCGTCATCTGACAATGCGGTGGAAATCTCTCTTTGTGGTCCAGAATTTTAGGCATGGTCTCTACATCATTCACTCACCAATCACTACCAGCCTCAATTGCGTCATCACATGGTGCAACATCCTTACAGAAGCCTTGCAAGCATACGCGCACATACATATCATACATAAACAAATGTTCACAAGGCGACCCAGTTAACTCTCGGTCCACAAGATAACAAATGTTCGTCTGTTCTGATCCTCGTCAAGCCCCTTCCGGGCGATGTTTAGATGCGACCCGGGCACCGTAACGATACGTGTCGGCGCAGATCACACGCACTTTCTTTCTGCCGGGAAGACTGGGTTCATCCCTTCCCTTCTCGTGCCTGTAAACCTTCAATCTTGAGCATcgtatcctcctcctcctccatggtGTCGAGAAGCATGAGATGTTTGCCTCGGTGAATTGGCGTGCAAAGAATGACAAGTTTTAGGCTGCCATGGAGGAGAAGATCATGCTGACGAGTGAAATATGTTACGGTATGTAGTTGTTGTTGAATTGCCTTGCAAGTGCTTGAGCTGCTGCCCAATCTGCGGCTTTGTTCgtgtagctttgtttcttatgcaTTTATGACCTGCTTCAATGGCTGGATATCCAGTAACAATGGGTTAGCTTGTAGATGTTGTACATTGTTTGAATTGAGCAGGGATATAATAGTCATGGAATCTCCTTGGACTCACAGTTGAGTAGCCTGGAATTGCTGCACTGCGCCTTTGATACCTTCCCATACCACTGCAAGTTCTACATATGGAACAGAACAAGAAGAAATTGGTCTACCAGCTGTCCACAGTAACCGAGCATTACGATCTCTGATTATGAAACCTGCTGCAGCTAAAGGACTCCAAGGGGTGGAGGAAGCCATAGGACTCCGCTGTTTGATAGTGGATCCAAAGACCCCTGATTAAAGCGTCCCAGTTCCTTAACTGAGCCCTATCATAATTCTGTTTTAAAGTAGAAAGCTCATCAATCAAATAAAACGTAGTAGTTCTTACCAGTTGGATTGGAGATGGTGTTTCATTCTGAAATAACCTTGCATTTCTTGCTGTCCACAATTGCCAAGCTAGGCAAGCCATTTTGGATGTCTGTCTCCTCTCTACCGGCGCTTTCGCCATCAAATTTAGCGACGCTGGCAAAGAAGAGAGTATATGCCTGTTACTGCTGTAACTAGCTGCCAGCACTGTCTTGCGGAGGAACAAGCAAGGATGACATGATcagtgttgtggttcaaatttggcccgaggatgaccacgccggtggagtcgagggagccgccGGTTGTTGGAAGAAGGAGACAGAAGCCACCTCCTGCGCGATGGCCGcaaacctgcacaaagcctcatcgGTGTTTCCGGTGAGGGTCCTccaacgatcaagttagagtgggctAAATTTGGTCCAACCCCCAGTCCCTTAGAAGTTACCTaaccgagctatttatagtcccaATGGAGAAGCTCAGATAGCAGAGGCACTATCAGCCCTCATCATAAGGGGGGCATGGCTCCGAGCCGAATGGTGCGCAGCTTAAGCTGGTTGGTGGCATGTAGTATTGTCCGTTCTTGAGAACGGTAGGATGTTGATAGTCACAGCAGGGTATGGTCGGAGTAGCCATGGTGCCGTCCTTTGACTGTTGAAGCCGGCTATGGAGACGTGGCACGGTAGTGTTGTAACGTACGGCCACGTAAATAGGCGTAGGCTCGCGCATGGGTGTGGTCGTTAGCGGGGCCGAGCCCGCTAAGAGCTCGCATCATACGTTTGACGAGGTCGGTTTGACGGGTACCGAGAGTAGCTCGACTTCCTGGGTTccgaggtgtgctcggtggagcgccccgagctcgagggtcGAGACGTACTACTAAATTAGGCCCCAAGTTTGGTCGGGGCGGGTCGGCGAATATTGGAGGCACCCAAAACTCGATCAAAGAAGTCGGCGAATATCTGAAGCCGAGCTGGTTCGGGGCCAGACTGAAGATTCGACCGGATTTATTAGGCCAGAACGGGACGGCCTTTTAGTTATAGACTGAACGATCCATTTCGCCCCCCATTAATTAGTATCTTCAATTTGGCCTGGACATAAGTTACAATATATCATTTCTTCACCTAAAATATTCCCTTCATAAAGATAGAATTCGCAAGATAATTTGAGCCACATAAGTTTCCAGCACAAGATTTTGATCCTCATTGGTAACTGCAACGTCCAGATCCACCTTGAATTCTTTAAATTTGCGGCATCAGATGGTGTTAATATGTTATATAATTCTGTGACGGAAATATGTTTTGGTTTGTTTATCTCCCAACATAACTGATCAGCCCACAGCCCTACAGACATAGGTATTGTGCTTATATGGGTCGCCATATCAGTAGAAAATATTGAGGATAGTTTCTCCATGTTCCAGGTTCTATCATGATTAATGTAGCAGCCATTGTACATATGGCCACCAATGATAAAACTGAACGCAACAAGATTGCTCTTCACACAAAGGATAGAGCCCTCCATCGGCCATCGCAACCCTTCAATTTCACTTGGCCATTTTATCCACGAGGGGCCCAAAAATTATTTGGTGATAGTCTCGTACCTGTTAAGAGGAACAATCACACGTGCCTAAAAGAAGCACCACAACTCTCGGATTAAATTTTTCCTGCACCGGAGATGGTGATTTGGAGTGGGAACGGTTGATCAATTACGATTAAAATCACCTGATGATAACACTCAATGACTTGTTAATTTGGTAGGTTTTGCAATACCGACGCTTACTTTTCCATGGCGTTCTCCACGCCAttttccaactctactcttacCGGATATCCCAGATTCCATAAAttgttcccttccttcatcAAGAGAGATCATGTCCAATCACACCTATGGCATATTAGGTTCAGCCTCATCAAAGAAGGAAGTTATTTTGGGTCCTCCATCGGAAGCTGAAATTTGCCAGCTTGACAACCAAGAGACATGGGCAAAGATTATCAACGAAAAAAGAAGTAATTACAAGCAAGGTTCGCCATTTCGATACTAGACCCATACCAATGCCATCCTTATATAATGCAATACAGTATGTTACGAAATTTTTTTAGCGTACCAAATATCGGTACGCCACGTATACCGATAACGAACCAGTACAATATGCTCAATACCATCTAGTTTGGTACAGCATATCATTTGTACAAGTTACTGATCAATCTTTGCAAGACAGACACTATTCAGTGCCACCAACAAACTTGTATGTTATTTTACCGAGGATATGATGACCCATCAGCCACCATTACTTACCAAGAACTTCTCAcgttaaaaaaaatagagaagataACAATATAATTAGTTCTTCTTGACAACGGGGAGACGCAAACCAAATCAATCATGAAAGAAGCAACTGAAAGATTAGCTGAAACATTCTGCACATCGGGAACCTTTTGAGGGTCAAACAGTACCCACAAGGCAGTTTATAATGACCATGCAGACTCTTATGAAAGCACTATAGAGTTGCTTTGCAAAAATAATGGCATAACAGATAAAGATGTTATCCTTCAACAGACCGGCAGTCGCACCATAGCAGTCACTATTCTAGGAGACGAACAAAAACATACGGGTTAAGCCCAATTGATAACCACGGGTTGCTTTAAGTCTGACCGCCCACAAAATACAGGCTAGAATAGAAGCAAATGTTAAACCATAGGTATTTCAAGGAAATGTATGCTTTGGTCCTAAGCACGGAAGCCTGACAAGACCATCCACTACTCAGAAATAAGGCCTATAGCGCATTGGCCTTCTGAATCTGGGAACCTTCCTGCAAAGGCAAGAAATAACTTGTCAAAGGCAACTCATGTATGGAATGCAACAAAGTTCTTATTACAATACTAGGAGCCAACGGCCGACCGACCCGTATCcatatggagaggaaaaatatggTGGCATATATGGCCCCCTAAAACGATATCCCATGTATGGACTGAAGCGCCTTGGACGGAACTGCTTCATTCCAGGGACATTAGTTCGTTTAGGCGATACCTGCAAAAAATTACAATTTCTATGTATGAAGAGCTGACCAGATGCAGATATGTTGCTTCAACAACtcggaaaaaaaaatagtgctcgtacccaaaaaaaaggggaaaagaagacaATAAATTAGAAGTCTTGGACCAAACATACTTTGATTTGACGCCCATGTAATTCAGATTCATTCAACTGAATAGCCTCTTGAACTGCCTCAGTTTCCAGAAATTCAACATAAGCAAACCCCTTTGGCTGACCAAACTTGTCTGTCAGAATAGTGACCCTGTTGACTGTTCCGCAAGACTGGAAATGCTGCTGCACTTCTTCAGGTGTGCAAGAATAATCCACCTGCAGTGTAACAACCACAATTGACCAAATACAGCCAAATTATGTCAGATTTGAAACTTTAATCACAGTCGGCATGCAGAAAGCTGATACTAGAAATTTGTTTATACATGTCACTGTTTTGTCTCTACAAGCAAAGTTCAGAACCACCGAGCACTTGCTCAAACGGTATGGTATCACCTCTTGCCACTTGGGTAAGAGGTTAAGATTTGATTCAGGTTAGAGGCAGCCCCCAAGGGTGCAAAAACTAGGTGGGGGATTAGCCCCTCcttatctc carries:
- the LOC103717959 gene encoding polyadenylate-binding protein 2-like isoform X1; the encoded protein is MEEEEHEVYGGEIPDEGEMEGEMDAANADVDMSRADEDASKLQELDEMKKRLKEMEEEAAALREMQAKVEKEMSAVQDPASAAATQASREEVDSRSVFVGNVDYSCTPEEVQQHFQSCGTVNRVTILTDKFGQPKGFAYVEFLETEAVQEAIQLNESELHGRQIKVSPKRTNVPGMKQFRPRRFSPYMGYRFRGPYMPPYFSSPYGYGKVPRFRRPMRYRPYF
- the LOC103717959 gene encoding polyadenylate-binding protein 2-like isoform X2, which codes for MEEEEHEVYGGEIPDEGEMEGEMDAANADVDMSRADEDASKELDEMKKRLKEMEEEAAALREMQAKVEKEMSAVQDPASAAATQASREEVDSRSVFVGNVDYSCTPEEVQQHFQSCGTVNRVTILTDKFGQPKGFAYVEFLETEAVQEAIQLNESELHGRQIKVSPKRTNVPGMKQFRPRRFSPYMGYRFRGPYMPPYFSSPYGYGKVPRFRRPMRYRPYF
- the LOC103717959 gene encoding polyadenylate-binding protein 3-like isoform X3 — protein: MVDYSCTPEEVQQHFQSCGTVNRVTILTDKFGQPKGFAYVEFLETEAVQEAIQLNESELHGRQIKVSPKRTNVPGMKQFRPRRFSPYMGYRFRGPYMPPYFSSPYGYGKVPRFRRPMRYRPYF